The following is a genomic window from Spirosoma foliorum.
CGCCAAAGTTCGGGTTACTCAGGTTTTGATTCACCACGACCGTCAGCCGGTCGATAAATTGCTGCTCCACCTGCAACAGTGCCGGTTCAGTTGGCCTGAGCGGTTCGGTGCTAAGGGGGGCTGATCCGGACTTACCAGTCGTAAACCGTTGGTAAAGGCGTTGCCGCTGCTGAATCAGATTGCGCACCCGAGCCTGAATTTCGGCCTGGTGGAAGGGCTTAGTCAGGTAGTCGTCGGCCCCCAAATCAAAGCCTTCAATGCGGTCTTCCAGCGTCGCTTTGGCCGTGAGCATCACCACCGGAATATGGCTGGTGGCTTCCTGCGTTTTCAGGGCTTTACAAAAACCGAAGCCATCGAGCCGGGGCATCATCAGGTCGCAAATAACGATATTGGGTAGGCTTGCGGTGGCTTTTTGCAATCCCTCCTCCCCATCCTGGGCTTCGAGGATCTGGTAGTCGGCGGCAAAGATGCTGTGGATGTAAGCCCGGATATCGGCATTATCGTCGATGATGAGCAGGATATTGTCGGTGGTGGGCGTTGACGTCTCCGTGTTTTCCAATCCTTCGGCTTGTGTCTCTACAGGTCGCGGATAAGGGTTGGCGGTTGGGTGCGTCTGTGAGGATATTGACCGAGGAGAGGAGGCAATGTTCACCTCAGGGGTCGAAGCCGGGGGCGTCGTTTTCGCTATCGGCAGCGTTACTATAAACGTAGTGCCAACGCCTTTGGTACTGGAAACGTCAATATGGCCATCCAGCACTTTCACCAACTCATGAACCAGAGCCAGCCCGATGCCCGTGCCTTCGTAGGGCCGGATGTTTTTTCCATCGACCACACCAGAAGACCCCTGGTAGAACCGCTCGAAAATATGCGGGAGCTTGTCAACCTCAATGCCGACACCGGTATCAGATATTTTGATAATTAGAGGAGTATACGCCTGCTCCGGATATTGCACCGTCATACTGACGGCTTTATCTGCGGGGGTGAATTTAAAGGCGTTGCCCAGCAGGTTAGTCACGATCTTCTCCACTTTGTCGCGGTCGAAACTGGTCCATTGTTCGTATACATTCTGGCTAAAGGTGAATGTAATCTGGCGGCTTTCGGCCAGCGAACTGAACGAACTGGTCAGCATGCGGAAGAAAGCGGCCATGTCACCCGGTTCAGTTTCGGCCCGAAGCTGTCCGGCTTCGAGTTTACTTAGGTCGAGGAGTTGGTTGATCAAACTTAGTAGCCGGTTGGCATTTCGTTGGAGCACCGAAAAACGGCTGTCATGGGTGTAATCCTGGGCCATTTGCTCTACAGGGCCCAGAATCAACGTCAACGGTGTGCGGAACTCATGGGAGATATTCGCAAAAAACTGCGTTTTGAGGGCGTCGAGCTCAGCCAGTCGACTCGCTTCTTTCTGTTCAAAACTAACCTGTTGATGTAGTAACAATCGCTGTTTCTGGAAACGGTACAATTGCCAGCCAACAAACGAAAGTAGGCTAAGGTAACCTAGATAAGCCCACCAGGTGCGGTAGAACGGTGGATGGACCTGAATGCGAAGTTTGACCGGTTTACTCCAGTTCAGCCCATCGGCAGACCCGACCATCTGCAGCGTGTACTGCCCACTGGGCAATTGGGCGTAATTGGCAAACCGATTCGTACCGGCCTCCACCCAGGTCTGGTCGATGCCCTCAAGCCGATAGCGATAGCGGTTCTTGGCCGGATTGGTAAAATTCATCACCGCGAACTCCAGCGTAATTAAATTCTGGTTGTGCGCCAGGTCGATATGGGTGGTATTTTCGACACTTTGACTTAAAATTCCGTCAGCTCCCCCCACCGTTATGGATTCACTATTGATTTTCAGGTTAACCAGATGGGCTTGCGGAGGAGCCCCCGCTTTACCCGCTACATCCTTCGCCCGAAATGCTGTCAGCCCATTGACCCCACCGAAAAGTAACTCTCCAGATGCCGTTTTGAAGTAAGAGCCCGTGTTAAACTCATCATCCTGGAGGCCATCGGCTTTGGAATAGGTGCGAAACGTGAATGTTCTCGGGTTAAACTGGGCGAGTCCCCGGTTGGTACTCATCCAGAGGTTATTGAATTCGTCGGTCAGGATACCATAAACGACTTTGTTGGGCAAGCCCTGCGCTTCCGTAAAATGGCGAAACTGTCCCGATTGTTTATCAAGCCGATCTAATCCCCCGCCTTTGGTACCGACCCACAGGTATCGGTTTGGTTCGTTCGGATCATCGACTGCACTCGATACAACATCATGGCTCAGGCTCAGCCGATCCGTAATGCTATTTTTGTACATAGCGAAAGAAGGGTTGATCTTGTTCAAATCAGCTCTAACCAATCCTCTGGCCGTACCGATCCAGAGCGTACCCGCCTGGTCAAAATATAAGGCACTCACTTCTATTTCAGCTCCACTTTGGGGAAGCAGGTGCCCATAGCTAAATACCGCGAAGGTTTCCGTTTTGGGATCGAACTGCAGAAGTTTACCATTGATGGCTCCAATCCAAAGCCGACCCGCCTGATCTTCCACCGTCTGATTAAGATACGTCCCAAACGCAGTTTTGGGAGGAAGCTTGTAGCGCATCAGCAATTGCCCAGTGGGTGCGTACTTGAGCAATTGATGTATTTTTTTATTGTAGTCAATACTTGACACCCAGAAAAAACCGGCTTTACTCTGCATCAGGAAGTTCTGCTGTGGGCCGTTTCCCGAATTCGCTTTAGCCAGGAACGGAACAATTCGGTTGTTGGCCTGGTCAAGCTGAGCATAGGATAAGAAGTGGCGAACAAAGGTGCGCCCTAGTTGGTCCTGATAGAGATAAGTAAGGGATCTAGTAGGCAAAAAAGCCTTGAATTGATTGATTTTTGGATTAAATACCCGTATCCCATAGCCCATTGTGCCGATCCAGATCGAACCTGTCTGGTCTTTCATTAAGGTTGTCAGGCCAATCGCGCCGGGCGGTATAGCAGTGAATGCATTATTTGCCGTCAAACTGTCCTGCGCAAAAAGTTGATCGGGCGTCATGAGCCAGAGGTGCTCCAAGGTGACCACCGCTACCGTATTGGCATCGAGAAACTCCACCAGCGCACCGGTGGTTACACCGGGTAAGCTTATTACTTTATGGCTTCCCCGCCACCAGCCGTGAATATGCTGTTGTCTAGTCGAAAACCAATAGTCACCTTGGGCGTCATCATCTCCCAGGTTCCAGTCGCTCACCGCCAGGTTGGGTGGGCGATTTACAGGTCGCATACCACTCATGTGTCGCCAGTTGATGGCGCACATACCATAGGTGGTTCCAACAGTGGCTGTGCCATCAGGTCGGAATTGGATATGGTGTGCTGATGCATTGGTTGCCATTCTAGCCAGCGTAATGGAGTTAAACCGGGCCTGACTCGTAAAATTGGCCTTATCCGGGAAGCTGGTTTTCAAGTGAGCAGGCAGCGTAATTCTAAAAAGTTTGTCCTGATCCGTGTTCACCCAAATGTTGCCATCCAGATCTTCCGCCAGCAAACGTACTTCATGATTGCCTGCGCCGGGCGAATTTGTATCGCGAATGTCGATGTGATAAAACCGCTGGGTTTGTGCATCGTAGAGGTTCAGCCCCTGGTTGAGCGTACCCACCCAAAGGCGCCCCCGCCTGTCGATCAACAGGGCTGTACAGGTATTGTCTGAGAGGCTGAATTCATTATAGGGATCGTGGGTGAAGACCGTGAAATTGTGACCATCGTAGCGGTTGAGTCCGTCTTTGGTGGCTATCCATATAAAGCCCTTATAGTCTTGTTTAAGGTCGTAGATCATACCCTGCGACAGGCCATCTGAAATAGTCAGTTCCTTCCAACCTTGAGCCTTAGGCTGGGCAAAGAGGCTAAATGGAAAGAAAATAACGAAGAGTAGAAAGGAAAAGGTACGCATTGACTAACGAATTGACCCTTAAAATACGCAAATTTGATCATATCCGATTTACTCAATATGCTTGAGTGATTAAATCCAGGGATTAGCCGAGGTTTATCCTCATTCACCTTACAGGGACCATTCGTACCGGTTGTTATCCATTGAGTTGGATCGTATGCTACGGAATTGGGTTGACAGCTATTAAAACCATAAAGCCAAGCACAACTAAAAACTGCCCGTTTACATGCCAAATAAATGAAGGGGACATCTGATTATTCCTTTGTCCCAGTTAGGAGCGTTTTTGCGAGGTTGAGCTATTGTAAAGCGGCCAATACAATTTATTAATGCGTTCACTCACTTCCCAATCCCACAACGCTAGGGGGCGGATACAGGGGGATAAAACCACCTGCCTTTTTAGAAATAGATAAGATAATGCTACTGTTAAACTATATTTTTAGTTTATATTTGATCTTCCGTGTTACCTCACTTAATCTGGAGCTAAAATGAAATCATTACAGACTGCTTTCATGCTCGTTTTTAGTTTAACCATCTGTATGGCCCAGTCTAAAGAAGCATCGCTTCCGAAACTGAATCTAGCCGGGGTGCTTACTCTTCACATTAAGTCAGTACCACAAGTGGAAACTCTTCCTATAAAGTTAGATACCTATCATAGCTTCCCCCAGTATGATGTAAATTCGGTTCGAGACTCCATAACCGTTGACCGAAACGAGATTTATCTAAACAGCCCATTCAGAACGGTAGGCCACTCTTTTCTTACGATTGCCGATTCCACCTATCAGATACTTGGGGCTCCTGGGGATACAATTCATCTACTCATTTTAGCTAAACGCGGGGAAAACCCTACTCAGTCATTTATCACATTCGAGGGTAAAAACAACGAAATTCAACAGTATTATCAAGCCAAGACACGACTACTGAATGCCCCCCTGCAAACTTGCATGAATGAAGGAATGCGGGCTGCCAATCTCGTTCCTTTTAAGAAAATGATGGATGAAACCTACCAGAAACAGGATCAGTTCTGGATGGATTATCAGAAGAAGAACACCTTACCCAATTGGTTCAAAACGTACGAAACAAACGTACTGAACTATTCAGACGCCTGGCTTAGGGTGTATATGGTTTGGTACCAGACCGAGTATCAAAAGAAAAAACAGGTGATTCCGGCTTCCTATTACGAGTTTAATAGTCGAATCAAGGTGAAGAACCTGACGGCGTTGTACCAGTATGACTATCTGCGATTTTTGCGGGAACACCTCTTCTGGCAGATACGCCAAGCCGAACCAAAACCTTCATCACAAGCCCTGATAGATTACGCCAAAAAGGAATTGGGGCAAAACGCGAGTTCTTTTTTTGAAATCTGGGAATTGAGCGGCTCAGTAGATAATCCCAATTGGGTTGAGACAAAATTCAAAAAACAATTTCCTGCTCAGTACCAATACTTGGTTGATTACATCAAACAACGCGCCACTAGCAATGTGAAGCTATTACGGTCAGGTGATAAAGCACCCAATTTCGCATTGGTCAATGCGACTGATTCGCTGATCACGCTTAGTCAGTACAAAGGTCAGGTGGTCTACCTAAGTTTCTGGTTCACGACCTGTGGGGGCTGCATTCAGGAAATGCCCTATGAGAACAAACTGGTTGAGCAGTTTAAGGGTAAACCCGTCAAAATTGTTAGTATCTGCGTTGGCACACCAGGAGCGGCCGATAACGAACAATTGCTCAAATGGAAAGCGGCATCGAAACGGTTTGGGCTAAAAACCATTGATCTGTACGCTAACCGTGCCTGGACCAAAACATTGAGTGAGAAATACATCGTGAGCGTCTACCCGCATTATGTGTTGATTGGCGCTGACGGAACGATTATTGAAAACTTCGCCGAGCGACCCAGTCAGGGCATTTCCGCAAAAATCGAAAAAGCTCTAGCCGCAGCGGGCTACTAAAGATTATAATTTGATGTAGGCAGTCTTCAACTAAGGTTGTAACCGAATTTTAAAGGCAGATCTATGTAA
Proteins encoded in this region:
- a CDS encoding hybrid sensor histidine kinase/response regulator transcription factor gives rise to the protein MRTFSFLLFVIFFPFSLFAQPKAQGWKELTISDGLSQGMIYDLKQDYKGFIWIATKDGLNRYDGHNFTVFTHDPYNEFSLSDNTCTALLIDRRGRLWVGTLNQGLNLYDAQTQRFYHIDIRDTNSPGAGNHEVRLLAEDLDGNIWVNTDQDKLFRITLPAHLKTSFPDKANFTSQARFNSITLARMATNASAHHIQFRPDGTATVGTTYGMCAINWRHMSGMRPVNRPPNLAVSDWNLGDDDAQGDYWFSTRQQHIHGWWRGSHKVISLPGVTTGALVEFLDANTVAVVTLEHLWLMTPDQLFAQDSLTANNAFTAIPPGAIGLTTLMKDQTGSIWIGTMGYGIRVFNPKINQFKAFLPTRSLTYLYQDQLGRTFVRHFLSYAQLDQANNRIVPFLAKANSGNGPQQNFLMQSKAGFFWVSSIDYNKKIHQLLKYAPTGQLLMRYKLPPKTAFGTYLNQTVEDQAGRLWIGAINGKLLQFDPKTETFAVFSYGHLLPQSGAEIEVSALYFDQAGTLWIGTARGLVRADLNKINPSFAMYKNSITDRLSLSHDVVSSAVDDPNEPNRYLWVGTKGGGLDRLDKQSGQFRHFTEAQGLPNKVVYGILTDEFNNLWMSTNRGLAQFNPRTFTFRTYSKADGLQDDEFNTGSYFKTASGELLFGGVNGLTAFRAKDVAGKAGAPPQAHLVNLKINSESITVGGADGILSQSVENTTHIDLAHNQNLITLEFAVMNFTNPAKNRYRYRLEGIDQTWVEAGTNRFANYAQLPSGQYTLQMVGSADGLNWSKPVKLRIQVHPPFYRTWWAYLGYLSLLSFVGWQLYRFQKQRLLLHQQVSFEQKEASRLAELDALKTQFFANISHEFRTPLTLILGPVEQMAQDYTHDSRFSVLQRNANRLLSLINQLLDLSKLEAGQLRAETEPGDMAAFFRMLTSSFSSLAESRQITFTFSQNVYEQWTSFDRDKVEKIVTNLLGNAFKFTPADKAVSMTVQYPEQAYTPLIIKISDTGVGIEVDKLPHIFERFYQGSSGVVDGKNIRPYEGTGIGLALVHELVKVLDGHIDVSSTKGVGTTFIVTLPIAKTTPPASTPEVNIASSPRSISSQTHPTANPYPRPVETQAEGLENTETSTPTTDNILLIIDDNADIRAYIHSIFAADYQILEAQDGEEGLQKATASLPNIVICDLMMPRLDGFGFCKALKTQEATSHIPVVMLTAKATLEDRIEGFDLGADDYLTKPFHQAEIQARVRNLIQQRQRLYQRFTTGKSGSAPLSTEPLRPTEPALLQVEQQFIDRLTVVVNQNLSNPNFGVEALADAIGLSRAQLYRKLKALTNTTAVDFIRDIRLAKAAELLALGQESITQIAYAVGFEHLSYFAKVFQERYGVLPSQYGLVRDVPTSRKDD
- a CDS encoding TlpA family protein disulfide reductase; this translates as MKSLQTAFMLVFSLTICMAQSKEASLPKLNLAGVLTLHIKSVPQVETLPIKLDTYHSFPQYDVNSVRDSITVDRNEIYLNSPFRTVGHSFLTIADSTYQILGAPGDTIHLLILAKRGENPTQSFITFEGKNNEIQQYYQAKTRLLNAPLQTCMNEGMRAANLVPFKKMMDETYQKQDQFWMDYQKKNTLPNWFKTYETNVLNYSDAWLRVYMVWYQTEYQKKKQVIPASYYEFNSRIKVKNLTALYQYDYLRFLREHLFWQIRQAEPKPSSQALIDYAKKELGQNASSFFEIWELSGSVDNPNWVETKFKKQFPAQYQYLVDYIKQRATSNVKLLRSGDKAPNFALVNATDSLITLSQYKGQVVYLSFWFTTCGGCIQEMPYENKLVEQFKGKPVKIVSICVGTPGAADNEQLLKWKAASKRFGLKTIDLYANRAWTKTLSEKYIVSVYPHYVLIGADGTIIENFAERPSQGISAKIEKALAAAGY